A single window of Oxyura jamaicensis isolate SHBP4307 breed ruddy duck chromosome 3, BPBGC_Ojam_1.0, whole genome shotgun sequence DNA harbors:
- the ANGEL2 gene encoding protein angel homolog 2, whose protein sequence is MLPRHMQRLGRDWIAHLNSSQVFASNSPVSTCMRWAGHYPRASFPLPVPVDFSANWRFPPFFGPWRQFQNSNWQLDNFAQSSCFHLPNPSMKSEGEEPLTKKRRLSGQHDTPTPEEEANFTNQKEALCLSVAQNEKSDTSKKGTIKRHWEYFCQHSKTMKIFESKETDQSNSGCEAKFDFTVMSYNILSQNLLEDNSHLYKHCRQRLLIWTYRFPNILQEIKQLDADVLCLQEVQEDHYRKEIKSSLESLGYHCEYKMRTGRKPDGCAICFKTSKFSLISSNPVEFFRRDIPLLDRDNVGLVLLLQPKFQCKTNAAICIANTHLLYNPRRGDIKLTQLAMLLAEIASVAPQKDGTFCPIIICGDFNSVPGSPLYRFIKEGKLNYEGLAIGKVSGQEQFPRGQRILSIPIWPKKLGISQNCVYEIKQQQEENAGEKMEEAKLDNTKEIVRASEKLSSKLQHHFKLSSVYSHYFPETGMPEVTTCHSRSAVTVDYIFYSAANDDDTAQPGAVDSFCGGLKLLGRLALLTEKDLWTVNGLPNENNSSDHLPLLAEFRLIER, encoded by the exons ATGCTGCCCCGTCACATGCAGAGGCTGGGCAGAGACTGGATTGCCCACTTGAATAGTTCTCAGGTATTCGCTTCGAACAGCCCAGTTTCCACCTGCATGAGATGGGCTGGACATTATCCTCGGGCCTCGTTTCCTCTTCCTGTTCCAGTTGACTTCTCAGCAAACTGGAGGTTCCCTCCATTTTTTGGACCTTGGAGGCAATTTCAGAACTCCAATTGGCAGCTTGATAACTTTGCACAAAGTTCTTGTTTTCATCTACCGAACCCCAGTATGAAATCTGAGGGAGAAGAGCCACTGACAAAGAAGAGGAGACTTAGTGGCCAGCATGATACTCCAACTCCTGAGGAAGAAGCAAACTTCACTAATCAGAAGGAAGCATTGTGTCTTTCTGTagcacagaatgaaaaaagtgATACCAGcaagaaag GAACCATCAAAAGACACTGGGAATATTTCTGtcagcacagcaaaacaatgaaaatcttTGAAAGTAAAGAAACTGACCAAAGCAATAGCGGATGTGAAGCAAAATTTGATTTTACAGTCATGTCCTACAATATCCTCTCACAGAATTTGTTAGAAGATAACTCCCACCTGTACAAACACTGCAGGCAACGCTTGTTAATCTGGACGTACAGATTTCCCAACATTCTGCAAGAAATCAAACAGCTGGATGCGGAT GTACTTTGTTTACAAGAAGTCCAAGAAGACCACTATAGAAAAGAGATCAAGTCAAGTTTGGAATCCTTGG GGTATCACTGTGAGTATAAAATGAGGACCGGGAGAAAACCTGATGGCTGTGCTATTTGCTTCAAAACTTCCAAATTTAGCCTGATCTCATCAAACCCTGTAGAATTTTTTCGCCGTGATATTCCACTTTTGGACAGGGACAATGTGGGACTGGTGTTGCTTTTGCAGCCTAAATTTCAGTGTAAAACTAATGCTGCCATCTGTATAGCCAATACACATCTGTTGTATAACCCACGGAGAGGGGACATCAAGCTGACCCAGCTTGCAATGCTCTTGGCAGAGATTGCTAGCGTGGCCCCTCAGAAGGACGGTACCTTCTGTCCAATTATCATCTGCGGTGACTTCAATTCTGTTCCTGGTTCTCCACTGTACAGGTTTATAAAGGAAGGAAAGTTAAATTATGAAGGACTTGCTATAGGGAAG GTTTCTGGACAAGAACAGTTTCCAAGGGGACAAAGAATCTTATCTATTCCAATTTGGCCAAAAAAATTAGGTATTTCACAGAACTGTGTATATGAGataaaacagcaacaagaagaaaatgcag gagaaaaaatggaagaagcaaAATTGGACAATACCAAGGAGATTGTAAGAGCATCTGAAAA GTTGTCTTCAAAATTGCAGCACCATTTTAAGTTGTCTTCAGTGTATTCTCACTACTTCCCTGAAACTGGGATGCCAGAAGTAACAACTTGTCACTCCCGAAGTGCAGTCACAGTGGattatattttctattctgCAGCAAATGATGATGACACTGCCCAGCCAG gAGCAGTGGATTCTTTTTGTGGAGGTCTGAAGCTTCTTGGTAGGCTGGCACTTCTAACAGAGAAAGATCTCTGGACTGTTAATGGTCTGCCCAATGAAAATAACTCCTCTGACCATCTGCCATTGCTAGCAGAGTTCAGGCTTATTGAGCGGTAA